From a single Sphingobium baderi genomic region:
- a CDS encoding ATPase — protein sequence MQEVAEAFQQVTAAPAPPPKPITSSGRIAMPAQVPLATTADAHMPSGGRSNRHVERIAFSANTKARDFTTAFVPSTDAGAGGPSFSVAHGSLVKTNAFALDGGAALLIIDEMNRGPAVQLFGDAVVSIESDKRLGPDDKPTAQSWPMKVLDETGATVDLYLSTHLYILSAVNQADSSIEPLDVAFLRRFETIAIMPDAEKARSFVQAVGAAATLPDAPTMAGEVTEAAVRAWAAVNARISLGRSADHQLGHGIFARAELATVDEALTLAASWWKKVYVHVREVFYGDLIGTGVALNAGDDPTGYRLENAAYGNDDRLTLIEPTISPASIYAVLRRIAGA from the coding sequence ATGCAGGAGGTTGCGGAAGCCTTCCAGCAGGTGACGGCCGCACCGGCCCCGCCACCTAAACCCATTACGTCCAGCGGGCGCATCGCCATGCCGGCGCAGGTGCCGCTTGCGACCACAGCGGACGCGCACATGCCGAGCGGAGGTCGATCGAACCGCCACGTCGAACGCATCGCCTTCTCGGCAAACACTAAAGCCCGTGATTTCACGACGGCTTTCGTTCCCAGCACCGATGCCGGCGCCGGCGGTCCGTCCTTCAGCGTCGCGCATGGTTCACTCGTGAAGACAAACGCGTTTGCATTAGATGGTGGGGCGGCACTGCTGATCATCGACGAGATGAACCGCGGCCCTGCGGTGCAGCTGTTTGGCGACGCCGTAGTCTCTATCGAGAGCGATAAGCGGCTTGGCCCAGACGACAAGCCCACGGCGCAGAGCTGGCCCATGAAAGTGCTCGACGAGACCGGCGCTACCGTGGACCTCTACCTCTCGACCCACCTCTACATCCTCTCGGCGGTGAACCAGGCAGACAGCTCGATCGAACCGCTCGACGTAGCGTTCCTACGTCGCTTTGAGACAATCGCGATAATGCCGGACGCCGAGAAGGCCAGGAGCTTCGTCCAGGCTGTAGGCGCGGCCGCAACCCTCCCAGACGCGCCGACCATGGCGGGCGAGGTGACTGAGGCAGCAGTGCGGGCGTGGGCGGCAGTTAATGCCCGGATTTCGCTCGGGCGATCGGCCGACCACCAGCTCGGCCATGGCATCTTCGCCAGGGCCGAGCTGGCGACTGTTGACGAAGCGCTTACTCTAGCTGCTAGCTGGTGGAAGAAGGTGTACGTTCATGTCCGCGAAGTGTTCTATGGCGACCTCATCGGCACCGGCGTTGCGCTAAACGCGGGCGATGACCCCACCGGCTACCGGCTCGAGAACGCCGCCTACGGCAACGATGACCGCCTCACGCTGATCGAACCGACGATCAGCCCGGCCAGCATCTACGCTGTTCTCAGACGGATCGCGGGTGCCTAG
- a CDS encoding 5-methylcytosine restriction system specificity protein McrC — protein MPSRLTVGIVEYGAPRDILPVVAGALRETVAQAEKRLRATGERIQRYHGLAFNPIEIVGDRVMAKGVAGIVALAPGVELEIRPKYAGEGDDWRADLLFLALFAAHGRIDPIRTIASDKSTPNSLADLIARTLLNELRRNHRTPLKARRRVTTETFEPLGEIDPDTLLNPGEEGWRQTFYAMSRDNEYWATIHAGAHALLGHVRDVQVAVMLRDAVGRWGSPAVRPSRIRRILPPRLSAWQRAYDLALELLKNAGFAPGSGAFATFEFTLDTWRTWEALVERSLVMRLGANRVQLQKDFQLGIIHRAGRATSSLVRPDALVDVDGPIVFDAKYKGNEERGRNTVSAADRYEVIAFMHATGSSKAILAYPSLNAADVGEEAKVFQREQLPTGSLLAITTGVSGIARPGGLAAFSSTLAAATQECTNAGI, from the coding sequence GTGCCTAGCAGGCTCACCGTTGGAATCGTCGAGTACGGCGCACCGAGGGACATCCTCCCTGTCGTCGCCGGGGCACTACGCGAGACTGTTGCGCAAGCCGAGAAGCGCCTGCGAGCAACTGGCGAGCGCATCCAACGCTACCATGGATTGGCCTTCAACCCTATTGAGATCGTTGGCGATCGGGTGATGGCAAAAGGTGTGGCCGGCATCGTGGCGCTCGCACCCGGAGTGGAACTCGAAATACGCCCAAAATACGCGGGTGAAGGTGACGATTGGCGAGCGGACCTCCTGTTTCTCGCCCTGTTTGCTGCCCATGGGCGCATCGATCCGATCCGCACCATTGCTTCCGACAAGTCTACCCCGAACAGCCTCGCCGATTTAATCGCAAGGACGCTACTGAATGAGCTCCGGCGCAATCACAGGACCCCCCTCAAGGCGCGTCGGCGGGTCACAACCGAAACCTTCGAGCCGCTTGGAGAGATTGATCCCGACACTCTTCTAAACCCAGGGGAGGAGGGCTGGCGGCAGACTTTCTACGCAATGAGCCGCGACAACGAGTACTGGGCGACCATACATGCCGGTGCACATGCGCTGCTGGGTCATGTCCGCGATGTCCAGGTAGCCGTTATGCTCAGAGATGCGGTAGGACGCTGGGGCTCCCCCGCCGTTCGACCGAGCCGGATCAGACGCATCCTACCGCCCCGTCTCTCCGCTTGGCAAAGAGCCTACGATCTCGCGCTCGAACTGCTGAAAAATGCAGGGTTCGCTCCAGGTTCCGGCGCCTTTGCTACCTTTGAATTCACCCTCGACACATGGCGAACCTGGGAAGCGCTCGTCGAGCGCTCACTCGTGATGCGCCTCGGCGCAAATCGCGTCCAGCTCCAAAAAGATTTCCAGCTTGGCATAATACACCGGGCAGGACGGGCAACTTCAAGCCTCGTTAGACCAGACGCGCTCGTGGACGTGGACGGCCCCATCGTTTTCGACGCGAAGTACAAAGGCAACGAAGAACGCGGACGCAATACGGTGTCGGCTGCCGACCGGTACGAAGTGATTGCATTCATGCACGCGACGGGTAGCTCCAAGGCAATCCTCGCCTACCCCAGCCTGAATGCCGCCGATGTCGGCGAGGAAGCGAAGGTGTTCCAACGTGAACAGCTGCCAACTGGCAGCCTTCTCGCGATAACAACTGGAGTGTCCGGTATTGCACGACCAGGCGGTCTAGCAGCGTTTTCATCCACATTAGCCGCCGCAACACAAGAATGCACAAACGCTGGGATCTAG
- a CDS encoding ImmA/IrrE family metallo-endopeptidase codes for MPDPTQPRAWANLLSQLWGPRFPVDVRTIALDYTQRKFADPIKTIKEAPVDHFEGALAPLPKSGKWAILYNPNIVSAGRINFTLAHELGHYFVHRQISPGGFECGEKQILGVDRDAERRRIEQEADAFASYLLMPMNDYRDQVGRDDMTLELLRQCADRYGVSMTAAAIKWLDFTPKCAVLVVATNGFVLWCWRSTSAKKRRLYYPSGMELPAGSLATRPMLILPDPDRGTMLDRSVWGGVSDVREMAIFADRYEMTISLLVFDDAEDSRTSWEQESDEEDAFDRFTQAASGR; via the coding sequence ATGCCCGATCCCACACAACCGAGAGCATGGGCCAATCTGCTGAGCCAGCTATGGGGGCCACGTTTCCCGGTTGATGTGAGAACCATCGCACTCGACTATACGCAGCGCAAATTTGCCGATCCGATCAAGACGATCAAGGAGGCACCAGTAGACCATTTCGAGGGTGCGCTGGCGCCGTTACCCAAAAGCGGAAAATGGGCGATCCTCTATAACCCTAACATTGTGTCGGCGGGACGCATCAACTTTACCTTGGCCCATGAGCTGGGGCATTATTTTGTCCATCGCCAGATCAGCCCCGGCGGGTTTGAATGCGGGGAGAAGCAGATTCTGGGTGTTGATCGCGATGCAGAGCGGCGTCGCATCGAACAGGAGGCAGATGCCTTCGCGTCATACCTGTTAATGCCGATGAACGATTATCGGGATCAGGTTGGCCGCGACGACATGACGCTGGAGCTGCTGCGGCAATGCGCCGATCGCTACGGCGTCTCGATGACCGCAGCGGCGATCAAGTGGCTGGACTTCACACCCAAGTGCGCCGTCCTCGTCGTGGCAACCAACGGTTTCGTGCTGTGGTGCTGGCGCAGCACGTCGGCGAAGAAGCGACGGCTATACTATCCGAGCGGGATGGAACTGCCGGCAGGATCATTGGCGACGCGGCCCATGTTGATTCTTCCCGATCCGGATCGGGGGACCATGCTTGATCGGAGCGTATGGGGTGGCGTCAGTGACGTACGAGAGATGGCGATCTTCGCCGATCGCTATGAAATGACGATATCTCTTTTGGTGTTTGATGACGCTGAGGACAGCAGGACCTCCTGGGAGCAGGAGTCCGATGAAGAAGATGCTTTTGATCGATTTACCCAAGCCGCTTCCGGCCGGTAG
- a CDS encoding helix-turn-helix domain-containing protein — translation MSSTLGRKVRELRQEKKLTLDQLAQATGSSKSYMWEIENKPVARPSADKLNRIAAVLGVTPEYLADEERTQPTADEHDEAFYRKYQGANPDVKEKLKRILDVLDDE, via the coding sequence ATGTCATCGACTCTCGGTCGGAAGGTTCGGGAGCTACGGCAGGAGAAGAAGCTGACCCTTGATCAGCTCGCCCAGGCTACCGGCAGCAGCAAGAGCTACATGTGGGAGATAGAGAACAAGCCGGTCGCGCGTCCCTCGGCCGATAAGCTGAATCGTATTGCGGCCGTGCTGGGGGTGACCCCCGAGTACCTAGCTGACGAGGAGCGAACTCAGCCCACCGCTGACGAACATGATGAGGCGTTCTATCGCAAGTATCAGGGAGCCAATCCCGACGTGAAAGAAAAGCTCAAACGTATCCTGGACGTTCTGGACGACGAGTGA
- a CDS encoding DUF3892 domain-containing protein: MAKRYVNKTGKDRDGDITKLCNAGQSWSPRFKADAIRDIENGDHQYYVSWTDGQETPITVVNGPSGKYLRTRRDGSTKNNLDDLLDC; encoded by the coding sequence ATGGCCAAGCGCTATGTGAACAAGACCGGCAAGGACAGGGACGGTGATATCACCAAGCTCTGCAATGCCGGGCAGAGCTGGTCGCCCCGCTTCAAGGCGGACGCTATTCGGGATATCGAGAACGGCGATCACCAGTATTACGTCTCATGGACCGATGGTCAGGAGACGCCCATCACGGTCGTTAACGGCCCCAGCGGCAAGTACCTCCGCACCCGCCGCGACGGCTCGACCAAGAACAACCTCGACGATCTGCTCGATTGCTGA
- a CDS encoding DUF6118 family protein, which yields MSEDEHEPETAQEAFARVEGELALLRRAVERMAIERVELPEQPDYSETLAGLLQTINATFQRADALVVAAKEGATPRHIVDRIVAAGADASAEDRRTIATAAAELKDATRMLQGVVASARRRDEQNRWVMWTATGGVVLGMVLWATFAGIVARAVPASWQWPEKMAAHTLDMPMWEGGQRMMQSASPGAFTALAAGDRIVAANREALEACRKRADKAREAVRCTIDVEADERTKR from the coding sequence ATGAGCGAGGACGAGCACGAACCCGAGACAGCCCAGGAAGCCTTCGCGCGGGTGGAGGGCGAGCTGGCGCTGCTGCGCCGTGCCGTGGAGCGGATGGCGATCGAGCGCGTCGAACTTCCCGAGCAGCCCGACTATAGCGAGACGCTGGCGGGCCTGTTGCAGACGATCAACGCCACCTTCCAGCGCGCGGACGCTCTGGTGGTCGCAGCCAAGGAGGGAGCGACCCCGCGCCATATCGTTGACCGGATCGTGGCGGCGGGCGCGGACGCCAGCGCCGAGGACCGGCGGACGATCGCGACCGCCGCTGCTGAGCTGAAGGACGCGACCCGGATGCTTCAGGGCGTCGTCGCATCGGCGCGGCGCCGCGACGAGCAGAACCGATGGGTGATGTGGACGGCGACCGGCGGGGTGGTGCTCGGCATGGTGCTTTGGGCGACGTTCGCCGGGATTGTGGCACGCGCCGTGCCGGCGAGCTGGCAATGGCCCGAGAAGATGGCGGCGCACACGCTCGACATGCCGATGTGGGAAGGCGGGCAGCGCATGATGCAGAGCGCCTCGCCTGGTGCGTTCACTGCACTGGCGGCGGGCGACCGGATCGTTGCCGCCAATCGTGAGGCGCTGGAGGCGTGCCGGAAGCGTGCAGACAAAGCGCGCGAGGCGGTGCGTTGCACCATCGATGTTGAGGCAGACGAGAGGACGAAGCGTTAG
- the traA gene encoding Ti-type conjugative transfer relaxase TraA, which produces MAIYHFSAKVVSRANGSSAVASAAYRSASELHDDRLGRNHDFSNKAGVIHSEVMLPEGAPERLNDRSTLWNEVEAGEKRKDAQLAREVEFSIPREMNEKQGVQLARDFVKKQFVDRGMVADLNVHWDKAKDGTPKPHAHVMMTMRDVGPEGFGKKNRDWNSTELLKDWREAWSAHVNERMAELGLEGRIDHRSYEDQGIALEPQHKIGPAGMRRLDRGEDAERADDHRRIARENGEKIAADPRIALDGITRQQATFTIRDLAAFAFRHSDGKEQFDQVMAAVRASPELVALGKDGRDQERFTSREMIATEAKLERAGDELARGAGHGVSVSHRTGALETAEGRGLVLSGEQRDAFDHITEGRGLASVIGYAGTGKSAMLGVAREAWEREGYQVRGAALSGIAAENLEGGSGIQSRTIASLEHAWAQGRDQLTRNDVLVVDEAGMIGTRQMERVLSHARDAGAKVVLVGDPEQLQAIEAGAAFRSISERHGAAEITEVRRQRDNWQKDATRALATGRTAEALHAYADHGMVNAAETREAARAALVDGWDRQRQAAPEQSRIILTHTNAEVRELNQEARERVRASGGLGEDVGTTVDRGRRDFASGDRIMFLRNERSLGVKNGTLGTLEQVSEGRMAVRLDGGSRVAFDLKDYAAVDHGYAATIHKSQGVTVDRAHVLATPGMDRHGAYVALSRHREGVQLHYGRDDFTDQRQLARVLSRDRAKDMASDYTAPSDNDRARAFAERREIRFPELAREIAAKVRDKAKGMFDGFRPKPAAEKASAPKREPMIGDKPGQDKAIERYARATADIGRMRAKGLPVLPHQESALRKAGEALDAGRPHAARDLASALRRDPKLIEQAAGGNTGGAARAMAEEQRVRLDPEARAGRFVEAWQAMQRDRATLERAGDRAGAERMRGNMAKVAGAIGRDPQLESALRRRAPELALKLEKDRAIGDALAKSLGPDRERDRGLSR; this is translated from the coding sequence ATGGCGATCTACCATTTCTCCGCCAAGGTTGTGAGCCGCGCGAACGGATCGAGCGCCGTTGCGAGCGCGGCCTATCGTTCCGCGTCCGAGCTGCACGATGATCGGCTTGGGCGTAACCACGATTTCAGCAACAAGGCGGGTGTCATTCACTCGGAAGTGATGTTGCCGGAGGGCGCGCCGGAGCGTTTAAACGATCGCTCGACCTTGTGGAACGAGGTGGAGGCCGGCGAGAAGCGCAAGGACGCGCAGCTTGCCCGCGAGGTGGAGTTCTCGATTCCGCGCGAGATGAACGAGAAGCAGGGCGTGCAGCTCGCGCGCGATTTCGTGAAGAAGCAGTTTGTCGATCGCGGCATGGTCGCGGACCTGAACGTGCATTGGGACAAGGCGAAGGACGGCACGCCCAAGCCGCACGCGCATGTGATGATGACGATGCGCGACGTAGGGCCGGAGGGGTTCGGGAAGAAGAACCGTGACTGGAACAGCACCGAGCTGTTGAAGGACTGGCGCGAGGCATGGAGCGCGCATGTCAACGAGCGCATGGCCGAGCTGGGGCTTGAGGGCCGGATCGACCATCGCTCCTATGAAGACCAGGGCATCGCGCTGGAGCCGCAGCACAAGATTGGGCCAGCGGGAATGCGGCGGCTCGACCGCGGCGAGGATGCCGAGCGCGCCGACGATCACCGGCGGATCGCGCGGGAGAATGGCGAGAAGATCGCGGCCGACCCGCGCATTGCGCTCGACGGCATCACGCGGCAACAGGCGACCTTCACCATCCGCGATCTTGCCGCGTTCGCCTTCCGTCATTCGGACGGCAAGGAGCAGTTCGACCAGGTGATGGCGGCGGTGCGCGCCAGTCCCGAGCTGGTGGCATTGGGCAAGGACGGGCGCGACCAGGAGCGGTTCACCTCCCGCGAGATGATCGCTACCGAAGCGAAGCTTGAGCGCGCCGGTGACGAGCTGGCGCGTGGCGCCGGGCATGGCGTGTCCGTGTCCCATCGCACCGGAGCGCTGGAGACGGCGGAAGGGCGCGGCCTGGTGCTGTCGGGCGAGCAGCGCGACGCCTTCGACCATATCACGGAGGGCCGAGGGCTGGCGTCGGTCATCGGCTATGCCGGCACCGGCAAGTCGGCGATGCTGGGCGTCGCGCGCGAGGCGTGGGAGCGCGAGGGCTATCAGGTGCGCGGCGCGGCCTTGTCCGGGATCGCGGCCGAGAACCTTGAGGGCGGATCGGGCATCCAGTCCCGCACCATCGCCAGCCTTGAACATGCGTGGGCGCAGGGGCGTGACCAGCTGACCCGCAATGACGTGCTGGTGGTGGACGAAGCGGGCATGATCGGCACCCGCCAGATGGAGCGGGTGCTGTCCCATGCCCGTGACGCCGGCGCGAAGGTGGTGCTAGTGGGCGATCCCGAGCAGTTGCAGGCGATCGAAGCCGGCGCGGCGTTCCGGTCGATCAGCGAGCGCCACGGCGCGGCCGAGATCACCGAGGTTCGCCGGCAGCGCGACAACTGGCAGAAGGACGCGACGCGTGCGCTCGCCACGGGCCGCACGGCCGAGGCGCTGCACGCCTATGCCGATCACGGCATGGTTAATGCGGCGGAAACCAGAGAAGCTGCGCGCGCCGCGCTGGTCGATGGCTGGGACCGCCAGCGCCAGGCTGCGCCGGAGCAGAGCCGGATCATCCTCACCCATACCAATGCCGAGGTGCGGGAGCTGAACCAGGAAGCGCGCGAGCGGGTGCGCGCATCGGGCGGGCTGGGCGAGGACGTGGGCACCACGGTCGATCGCGGCCGGCGCGACTTCGCGTCCGGCGACCGGATCATGTTCCTGCGCAACGAGCGTTCGCTTGGCGTGAAGAACGGCACGCTGGGCACGCTGGAGCAAGTCAGCGAGGGACGCATGGCGGTGCGGCTCGATGGCGGCAGCCGTGTCGCGTTCGACCTCAAGGACTATGCCGCTGTCGATCACGGCTATGCGGCGACCATCCATAAATCGCAGGGTGTGACCGTCGATCGCGCGCATGTGCTGGCGACGCCGGGGATGGACCGGCACGGGGCCTATGTCGCCTTGTCCCGGCACCGTGAGGGCGTGCAGCTCCACTATGGCCGCGACGACTTCACAGACCAGCGCCAGCTCGCCCGCGTCCTGTCGCGTGACCGCGCCAAGGACATGGCCAGCGACTATACCGCGCCGTCCGACAATGACCGGGCACGCGCGTTCGCCGAGCGGCGCGAGATCCGGTTCCCGGAACTCGCGCGGGAGATCGCCGCCAAAGTGCGCGACAAGGCCAAGGGCATGTTCGACGGCTTCCGGCCCAAGCCGGCAGCCGAGAAGGCGTCCGCGCCCAAACGGGAGCCTATGATCGGCGACAAGCCGGGCCAGGACAAAGCGATCGAACGCTATGCGCGCGCCACGGCCGATATAGGCCGGATGCGCGCCAAGGGCCTGCCCGTGCTGCCCCACCAGGAGAGCGCATTGCGCAAGGCCGGCGAGGCGCTGGACGCAGGCCGCCCCCATGCCGCGCGCGACCTCGCTTCCGCGCTCCGGCGTGACCCGAAGCTCATCGAGCAGGCCGCCGGCGGCAACACCGGCGGGGCGGCGCGCGCGATGGCCGAGGAGCAGCGCGTGCGGCTCGACCCGGAGGCGCGCGCGGGCCGCTTCGTGGAAGCTTGGCAGGCGATGCAGCGCGATCGTGCCACCCTTGAGCGGGCGGGCGACCGCGCCGGCGCGGAGCGGATGCGCGGCAACATGGCGAAGGTCGCCGGCGCGATCGGGCGCGATCCGCAGCTGGAATCCGCGCTGCGCCGTCGCGCGCCCGAGCTGGCGCTGAAACTGGAGAAGGACCGCGCGATCGGCGACGCGCTGGCGAAATCGCTGGGGCCGGACCGCGAGCGCGACCGGGGATTGAGCCGATAG
- a CDS encoding cell wall hydrolase, translating into MDPLTIAAICTLILKDEAAITAVPPRTNCAAIVASTKATAAQASTRVHNDLDREAIARVAFAEAGNQGDRGIAAVVFTIINRLGNGRWGSTVSDVLNAPRQFEPVTRAGGHWRNLRPVPPARRARVDAIVSLALKGELADETGGALYFQNPTIVAQREKAGTVSRGLTHFGGQTPSAVIGDHAFYTGRGKRPQRRTTAVDQLAANDSADERQRAYIEAGGAIFGRAKDEGFDPASTWEATADDGAEKGDKTNMVDDRADEILTASAPIVSEDGDKAAAQDDGGMFVLSNGKTSTSPRGN; encoded by the coding sequence ATGGACCCGCTCACGATCGCGGCAATATGCACTCTGATCTTGAAGGACGAGGCCGCGATAACGGCTGTGCCACCCCGCACGAATTGCGCCGCGATCGTCGCCAGCACGAAGGCGACGGCCGCGCAGGCATCGACCCGCGTTCACAACGATCTAGACCGGGAGGCTATCGCTCGCGTTGCCTTTGCCGAGGCAGGCAATCAGGGGGATCGCGGCATTGCGGCGGTTGTGTTCACGATCATCAATCGCCTTGGCAATGGACGGTGGGGCAGCACGGTATCAGACGTGCTCAACGCGCCGCGCCAGTTCGAGCCTGTGACGCGGGCGGGGGGGCACTGGCGGAACCTTCGCCCCGTTCCTCCCGCTCGCCGCGCACGCGTGGATGCAATCGTCTCGCTGGCGCTCAAGGGTGAGCTGGCCGACGAAACAGGCGGCGCGCTCTATTTTCAGAACCCGACCATCGTTGCCCAGCGCGAGAAGGCCGGGACCGTCTCACGCGGCTTGACACATTTCGGCGGGCAGACACCCAGCGCCGTGATCGGCGATCATGCGTTCTACACTGGACGCGGCAAGAGGCCGCAGCGCAGAACCACCGCAGTCGATCAGCTCGCAGCCAACGACAGCGCGGATGAACGTCAGCGTGCCTATATCGAGGCAGGCGGGGCGATATTTGGACGGGCGAAAGACGAGGGGTTTGACCCGGCATCGACATGGGAAGCGACGGCCGATGACGGGGCAGAGAAGGGCGACAAAACAAATATGGTCGATGATCGAGCAGACGAGATTCTGACTGCATCAGCGCCGATTGTCTCCGAAGATGGCGACAAGGCGGCCGCGCAGGATGACGGCGGCATGTTCGTGCTTTCCAATGGCAAGACGAGCACCAGCCCAAGGGGAAATTGA
- a CDS encoding S26 family signal peptidase, which translates to MTAAKRKKALRAVLWGLTPVAAAAAAVAALPHPVVLYNPSPSIPTGYYVRSGEEPGKGRLIAFHVPALGRDYANAHVPYLMRGSIIKPIVASAGDTVCTTGPEGLTINGKAVAGIVDRDPRGVQLPHWRACRRLRQDEYFVLSTRIPNSFDSRYYGPVSRAEIIGTFRPISTKESI; encoded by the coding sequence ATGACGGCCGCGAAGCGCAAAAAGGCGTTACGGGCCGTTCTGTGGGGTTTAACGCCCGTTGCGGCGGCAGCGGCAGCGGTGGCCGCTCTGCCCCATCCCGTTGTGCTCTACAACCCGTCCCCCAGCATCCCGACCGGCTATTATGTCCGCAGTGGCGAGGAACCGGGCAAGGGCCGACTGATCGCGTTCCATGTCCCGGCCCTGGGCCGGGATTATGCGAACGCCCATGTCCCGTATCTCATGCGTGGCAGCATCATAAAGCCGATCGTGGCGAGCGCGGGCGATACCGTCTGCACTACCGGCCCCGAAGGGCTGACGATCAACGGGAAGGCTGTTGCCGGAATCGTTGATCGTGACCCTCGCGGCGTCCAGCTCCCGCACTGGCGCGCATGTCGTCGTTTACGCCAAGATGAGTATTTTGTGCTCTCTACGCGCATTCCGAACTCATTTGACAGCCGGTATTACGGCCCTGTCAGCAGGGCTGAAATCATCGGCACATTCCGCCCGATTTCAACAAAAGAGAGCATCTAG
- a CDS encoding AAA family ATPase has product MPVITMLSPKGGVGKTTTALLLATELAATGAGVVLIDADPNFPLAKWASLPGKPDNIEVIQEIDEDGIIDTIDAAQKRAQFVIVDLEGRASARVTNALLMTHLALVPLQGSVLDSDQAARAFQSIRRASTAARREIAFAAVYTRTPASTWVRSRVAQSIVQNIEAAGITALPTPIAERTAFKALFAAGGTLATLEGVSSIDKARENAAAFAADVLGRLQEGKGKAA; this is encoded by the coding sequence ATGCCCGTCATCACAATGCTTTCGCCCAAGGGCGGGGTGGGCAAGACCACCACGGCCCTTCTGCTGGCTACCGAGCTGGCAGCCACAGGGGCGGGCGTCGTTCTCATCGACGCTGACCCGAATTTCCCACTCGCCAAGTGGGCGTCTCTCCCCGGAAAGCCCGACAATATCGAGGTCATTCAGGAGATAGACGAGGATGGAATCATTGACACGATCGACGCCGCGCAGAAGCGCGCGCAATTCGTGATTGTGGACCTTGAGGGGAGGGCATCCGCTCGCGTCACCAACGCATTGTTGATGACGCACCTCGCCCTGGTCCCGCTGCAAGGCTCCGTTCTGGACAGTGATCAGGCGGCGAGAGCCTTTCAGAGCATCCGCCGCGCTTCGACCGCAGCGCGGCGCGAGATCGCCTTTGCGGCGGTCTATACCCGCACACCGGCAAGCACATGGGTTCGCTCGCGTGTGGCGCAGAGCATCGTGCAGAATATCGAGGCGGCGGGCATCACCGCCTTGCCGACGCCGATCGCGGAGCGGACCGCGTTCAAGGCCCTGTTTGCCGCAGGGGGGACGCTCGCCACACTTGAGGGCGTGTCGTCGATCGACAAGGCCCGCGAGAATGCGGCTGCATTCGCCGCTGATGTGCTGGGCCGCTTACAGGAAGGGAAGGGCAAGGCCGCATGA
- a CDS encoding AbrB/MazE/SpoVT family DNA-binding domain-containing protein, which yields MHTTNLRKVGGSVMLVVPPALLDVLHLSAGASVGLAVDNGKLVVEPSTRPRYTMAELLAASDYSQPMPPEEREWVDTPAVGRELI from the coding sequence ATGCACACTACAAATCTTCGTAAGGTCGGGGGGTCGGTCATGCTGGTCGTTCCCCCTGCCCTGCTCGACGTTCTGCATCTGTCCGCTGGCGCAAGCGTCGGTTTGGCCGTGGACAACGGCAAGCTGGTGGTCGAGCCGTCCACGCGGCCCCGCTACACCATGGCGGAGCTGCTGGCCGCGTCCGACTATTCGCAGCCTATGCCCCCCGAAGAACGGGAATGGGTTGATACCCCTGCGGTGGGCCGCGAACTGATATGA
- a CDS encoding type II toxin-antitoxin system PemK/MazF family toxin produces the protein MKRGDIYMVDLEPTHGREQRGHRPVVVVSPDDFNRTTGLPVIVPITNGGDFARRIGFAVPLSGTKTTGVVRCDQPRVLDLDARNGRKIETLPQAIMDEVLARAVTIFE, from the coding sequence ATGAAGCGCGGCGACATTTACATGGTCGATCTCGAACCCACGCATGGCCGCGAGCAACGCGGGCACCGTCCGGTTGTCGTCGTCTCCCCTGACGACTTCAACCGGACTACCGGCTTGCCGGTTATAGTGCCGATTACGAATGGCGGCGACTTCGCGCGCCGCATTGGATTCGCCGTGCCGCTCTCCGGCACAAAGACAACGGGCGTCGTGCGGTGCGATCAACCCCGCGTCCTCGATCTTGACGCACGCAACGGGCGGAAGATCGAAACCTTGCCGCAAGCCATCATGGATGAAGTCTTGGCGCGAGCGGTGACGATCTTCGAATAG
- a CDS encoding addiction module antidote protein yields the protein MTDVTFSRYDSADYLKTEEDIAGYLEAVMEADGDNPAYVTRALGVVARARNISKLARDTGMSREGIYKALSEDGNPSFATVAKIAHALGLRIAFEPVRPTA from the coding sequence ATGACTGACGTAACTTTCAGCCGGTATGACAGCGCCGACTATCTCAAAACCGAGGAAGATATTGCGGGCTATCTGGAAGCTGTCATGGAGGCAGACGGCGACAATCCGGCCTATGTCACACGCGCCCTTGGCGTGGTTGCCCGCGCGCGGAATATTAGCAAGCTGGCGCGCGACACCGGCATGAGCCGGGAAGGCATCTACAAGGCGCTTTCCGAGGACGGGAATCCCAGCTTTGCCACCGTGGCGAAGATCGCGCACGCGCTGGGATTGCGGATCGCCTTTGAGCCGGTTCGGCCTACGGCTTAA